One genomic region from Thermoleptolyngbya sichuanensis A183 encodes:
- a CDS encoding type II toxin-antitoxin system VapC family toxin, with protein sequence MKILLDTHTFLWFINDSPELSSSAADLLESDVDLLLSTASLWEIAIKVSLNKLTLPDDYERFIPQQITLNNIEILTITFEHLTVVSRLPFHHRDPFDRLLIAQSMSEKLQIVSADTKLDSYEVDRKW encoded by the coding sequence ATGAAAATACTCCTGGATACGCATACCTTTCTTTGGTTCATTAACGATAGTCCCGAACTGAGTAGCTCCGCCGCTGATCTGCTGGAATCTGATGTTGATTTGCTCCTCAGTACAGCTAGCCTCTGGGAAATCGCTATCAAAGTCAGCCTGAATAAATTGACGTTACCCGATGATTATGAGCGGTTTATCCCTCAGCAGATCACCCTTAACAACATTGAGATTCTGACTATTACCTTTGAACACTTGACGGTTGTATCAAGGCTACCTTTCCATCATCGTGATCCCTTCGATCGCTTACTGATTGCTCAATCCATGTCTGAAAAGCTTCAAATTGTTAGTGCTGATACAAAGCTTGATAGTTATGAGGTCGATCGGAAATGGTAA
- a CDS encoding DUF2283 domain-containing protein, translated as MAERVKVWFDPEADFLEVTFSEAPGYLRETENDAVMERVDLDGNLLGFSILAVSQLAKSKPLMAELLSGKGNAA; from the coding sequence ATGGCAGAGCGAGTAAAGGTTTGGTTTGACCCAGAGGCTGACTTTCTAGAAGTCACCTTTTCTGAAGCTCCCGGTTATCTGCGGGAAACCGAAAACGATGCCGTTATGGAGCGTGTCGATTTAGATGGCAACCTGCTTGGCTTCTCCATTCTGGCGGTTAGTCAGCTTGCCAAATCAAAACCATTGATGGCTGAGTTGCTTTCAGGAAAAGGAAATGCAGCTTGA
- a CDS encoding VOC family protein: protein MATTLFHLAFPVSDLAEAKAYYADGLGCEIGRENASSVIMNLYGHQIVAHLAHEPLMPQRGVYPRHFGVIFIDEADWEALLERSQRLGLRFYQPPKERFVGTPLEHRTFFLEDPFYNLMEFKFYRHASAIFGQAAFAQIGDTAG from the coding sequence ATGGCAACCACTCTCTTTCACCTGGCGTTTCCCGTGAGTGATCTGGCCGAAGCCAAAGCCTATTATGCCGATGGGCTGGGCTGCGAGATCGGCCGCGAAAACGCCAGCTCGGTGATTATGAACCTCTACGGACATCAGATTGTAGCGCACCTGGCCCATGAACCGCTGATGCCCCAGCGCGGCGTGTATCCCCGGCATTTTGGCGTAATTTTTATCGACGAGGCCGATTGGGAAGCCCTTTTAGAGCGATCGCAGCGATTGGGACTTCGCTTTTATCAGCCGCCCAAGGAGCGCTTTGTTGGCACGCCGCTAGAACACCGCACATTTTTCCTGGAAGATCCGTTCTATAACCTGATGGAGTTTAAGTTTTATCGCCATGCCAGCGCGATTTTTGGGCAGGCAGCGTTTGCCCAGATTGGAGATACCGCAGGCTGA
- a CDS encoding tetratricopeptide repeat protein — protein MSKQYHWLDLAEYASLVGLGVGSVASFTTSQLVYTSAPISLLVLLNLANRSRFEQSMQNQVGVAIDEIEKRLSMHVELLNQQIGSLPTPEMMGSLKKSMLVKSREASESFAADLKTLQRDLQIRLDALEAGDLGSVRGEVRRLRDQYSQLCDDMVHITERLHDLSSSRQVEELETAIAQIRSDTAHLQTSLQVFSDQTRPALNTLQEQITRLNRQLQALPPPFDASTLRQDVSELIRVVSDLVPRRDWTALVTEMQSLHEQQDSQARAEELLRRKVQDLTQQLRDQPSRETLHSLQQQVNSLSQQVENLPPPFDPTSLRREIARLLRVVGDLVPQRDFSGLVGQVSALQQQQEFQMQIEQALQAELQIISQQLQDLMAETRGETGDRPPALAPSADSTDSIETAEALFEAQVEAMLRQELQRISQQLRSLPTGGTFQMQVEATVLGVLQELNQHLRTYPTGPRYEFVLDFRGGPPAEVEAATALHPALYDEFTAAALLDVPSSRLVLEQALDTTGDRLLVTLPWSSQCPIDRPMVRRLHEFLSQGRQLAIGWCYSADQDLPRFLSAMVQRWHAPSEQARSLQETLQNLLELKRQFPNQFQFKILGTRENFLVSDDRYAVLGLDESLVDDLGIPRLELKLRTSDPATVQQLTQRFENPVLHPTDVQSHWNRAMTRYELGDPQGALSDVEQILRIRPDQALAWNLRGLCHDDLGERQQAIADFSTALQLDRNQMDAHCNRGYLRSEQGDLIGAIADFTNALTIQPNCAMIYFFRGLAAQKLGEIKSAFRDYAAAIQLAPDVPTPYYYRGLARSGNPAGAIADLQQALELFAQQGNETNARKVFSHLQRLTKTRNGNLPIFDPDAVPDAAPIPVAIAFEEN, from the coding sequence GTGAGTAAACAATATCACTGGCTGGATCTGGCGGAGTATGCATCGCTGGTGGGCTTGGGCGTGGGTTCCGTCGCCTCTTTCACTACGTCGCAACTGGTCTACACCTCCGCACCCATTTCGCTGCTGGTATTGCTTAACCTGGCTAACCGCAGCCGATTCGAGCAATCCATGCAAAATCAGGTCGGCGTTGCCATCGACGAAATTGAAAAGCGCCTCTCGATGCATGTGGAGTTGCTGAATCAGCAGATTGGATCGCTGCCCACGCCAGAGATGATGGGCAGTTTGAAAAAGTCCATGCTGGTGAAAAGCCGGGAAGCGTCGGAGTCCTTTGCGGCTGACCTAAAAACCTTGCAGCGAGATCTGCAAATTCGGCTGGATGCGCTGGAAGCGGGCGATCTGGGCAGCGTGCGCGGCGAGGTGCGGCGGCTGCGCGACCAATATAGCCAGCTTTGCGACGACATGGTGCATATCACCGAGCGGCTGCACGACCTGTCGAGTTCCCGCCAGGTGGAGGAGTTGGAGACGGCGATCGCCCAGATTCGCTCTGACACGGCCCATCTGCAAACCAGCCTGCAAGTCTTCAGCGACCAAACGCGCCCTGCCCTCAACACGCTGCAAGAGCAAATCACTCGGCTGAATCGCCAGCTTCAAGCCCTGCCACCGCCCTTCGATGCCAGCACCCTGCGCCAGGATGTGTCGGAACTGATTCGCGTGGTGTCTGATCTGGTTCCCCGGCGCGACTGGACGGCGCTGGTGACCGAGATGCAGTCACTCCATGAACAGCAGGACTCGCAGGCGCGGGCAGAGGAACTGCTGCGGCGCAAGGTGCAAGACCTGACCCAACAACTGCGCGACCAGCCTAGCCGCGAAACGCTGCACTCGCTCCAGCAGCAGGTCAATTCCTTGAGCCAGCAGGTAGAAAACCTGCCGCCGCCCTTTGACCCCACCTCTTTGCGGCGGGAAATTGCCCGGTTGCTGCGAGTGGTGGGCGATCTGGTTCCCCAGCGAGATTTCAGCGGCCTCGTAGGACAGGTCAGCGCCTTGCAGCAGCAGCAGGAATTTCAAATGCAGATCGAGCAGGCGCTGCAAGCGGAACTTCAGATCATCAGCCAGCAGTTGCAAGATTTGATGGCTGAAACTCGTGGGGAGACGGGCGATCGCCCCCCTGCTTTAGCTCCCAGCGCCGACTCGACCGACTCGATCGAAACCGCCGAAGCGCTATTTGAGGCTCAAGTTGAAGCGATGCTGCGGCAAGAGCTACAGCGCATCAGCCAGCAGTTGCGATCGCTCCCCACGGGCGGCACCTTCCAGATGCAGGTCGAGGCAACAGTGCTGGGCGTGCTGCAAGAGCTAAACCAGCACCTCCGCACCTATCCAACGGGGCCGCGCTACGAGTTTGTTCTAGATTTTCGCGGTGGCCCGCCCGCCGAAGTCGAGGCCGCCACAGCCCTTCATCCGGCACTGTATGACGAGTTCACGGCGGCGGCGCTGCTCGATGTGCCTAGCAGTCGTCTGGTGCTGGAGCAAGCGCTAGATACCACGGGCGATCGCCTGCTGGTGACGTTGCCTTGGTCGAGCCAGTGCCCCATCGATCGCCCGATGGTGCGCCGCCTGCATGAGTTTTTGTCCCAGGGTCGGCAGTTGGCAATTGGCTGGTGCTATAGCGCTGACCAGGATTTGCCCCGCTTCCTCAGCGCAATGGTGCAGCGGTGGCACGCCCCGTCTGAGCAAGCCCGTAGCCTGCAAGAAACGCTGCAAAACCTGCTGGAACTCAAGCGGCAGTTTCCCAACCAGTTTCAGTTCAAGATTTTGGGAACGCGGGAGAACTTCCTCGTGTCGGACGACCGCTACGCCGTGCTGGGGCTGGACGAGTCGCTGGTGGACGATCTGGGCATTCCCCGGCTGGAACTCAAACTGCGGACGAGCGACCCCGCCACCGTGCAGCAGTTGACGCAGCGGTTTGAAAACCCAGTGCTGCACCCGACCGATGTGCAATCTCACTGGAACCGGGCCATGACGCGCTATGAATTGGGCGACCCGCAGGGGGCCCTCAGCGACGTAGAGCAAATCTTACGCATCCGCCCAGATCAGGCACTGGCATGGAATCTGCGTGGGCTGTGTCATGACGACTTGGGAGAGCGGCAGCAGGCGATCGCCGACTTTAGCACCGCCCTCCAGCTAGACCGCAACCAAATGGATGCCCACTGCAACCGGGGCTATCTGCGCTCGGAGCAGGGCGACCTGATCGGGGCGATCGCCGACTTTACCAATGCTCTGACGATCCAGCCCAACTGCGCCATGATCTACTTTTTCCGGGGGCTGGCCGCGCAAAAATTGGGCGAAATCAAGTCCGCGTTTCGCGACTATGCCGCCGCCATCCAGCTTGCGCCCGATGTGCCCACGCCCTACTACTACCGGGGGCTGGCTCGTTCCGGCAACCCCGCTGGGGCGATCGCCGATTTGCAGCAAGCCCTAGAACTCTTCGCCCAGCAGGGCAACGAAACCAACGCCCGCAAGGTCTTTAGCCACCTCCAGCGGCTCACCAAAACTCGCAACGGCAACTTGCCCATCTTTGACCCTGATGCAGTGCCCGATGCTGCGCCGATTCCCGTGGCGATCGCCTTTGAGGAGAACTAA
- the fabI gene encoding enoyl-ACP reductase FabI produces the protein MLDLTGKNALVTGIANNRSIAWGIAQQLHKAGANLGITYLPDDKGKLEKKVAELVEPLQPSLFVPCDVQNDEQVEAAFATVREKWGRLDVLIHCLAFANRDDLSGNFSDVSREGFNLALDVSAYSLVQLCRAAKPLMTEGGSVVTLTYLGGVRVVPNYNVMGIAKAALEMNVRYLAAELGPQNIRVNAISAGPIRTLASSAVGGILDMIHHVEEVAPLRRTVTQTEVGNAAAFLCSDLSTGITGQVLYVDAGYEIMGM, from the coding sequence ATGCTTGACCTCACCGGAAAAAATGCGCTCGTCACAGGCATTGCCAACAATCGCTCAATTGCCTGGGGCATCGCCCAACAGCTCCACAAAGCCGGGGCAAACCTGGGCATCACCTACCTGCCCGACGACAAAGGCAAGCTAGAGAAGAAAGTGGCGGAATTGGTTGAGCCGCTCCAACCCAGCCTGTTTGTGCCCTGCGATGTGCAAAATGATGAGCAAGTCGAGGCGGCGTTTGCCACCGTGCGCGAAAAGTGGGGGCGGCTGGACGTGCTGATCCACTGTCTCGCCTTTGCCAATCGCGATGACCTCAGCGGCAACTTCAGCGATGTTTCCCGTGAGGGCTTTAACCTAGCGCTGGACGTGAGCGCCTACTCGCTGGTGCAGCTTTGCCGCGCCGCCAAGCCGCTGATGACCGAGGGCGGCTCGGTGGTGACGCTGACCTATCTGGGCGGTGTGCGCGTCGTGCCAAACTATAACGTCATGGGCATTGCCAAGGCAGCGCTAGAGATGAACGTGAGGTATCTGGCGGCGGAACTGGGCCCGCAAAACATTCGAGTCAATGCCATCTCCGCCGGGCCGATTCGGACGCTGGCTTCCTCCGCTGTCGGCGGCATTTTGGACATGATTCACCATGTTGAAGAGGTCGCCCCCCTGCGCCGCACCGTGACTCAGACCGAAGTGGGCAACGCGGCGGCGTTTTTGTGTAGCGACCTGTCTACGGGCATCACGGGTCAAGTGCTGTACGTGGACGCGGGCTACGAGATTATGGGAATGTGA
- a CDS encoding NF041680 family putative transposase, protein MIFNELQQFRQTLYASLGNARDALFDLMDAVLVSACIVSFVRLSQSPVFRRQWSSTYEALRDSRLPRSKVLKLLVQQIPTQQQPLLAGDASRWNRPAARRLKDRTLSGRTGHAPIAGQNYSTLAWIAEDRGSWALPLRHERITSFETPASKAAFQLKQVTRQLAVRPLAIYDRGYGNASFVNQTAGIEADLLLRVTSNRCVYGAPPAYRGRGAPAKHGHKMKLNDPDTWSVPVETVEVDDPNWGRVRVSRWSAYHFRKSPKRAMEVLRVEVLETQSSTRRLAPLWLVWLGEQMPPLETLWLHYLRRFAIEHWYRFAKQRLYWTHPQFSSVSATEQWSSLMPLLSWQLWLARKDCTDHPLPWQAPQETLTPGRVAQAFAGILAAIGTPAPAPKPRGKSPGRGKGHKPTPRPCYPMVKKRASKRKTSEQSLNSPVATAA, encoded by the coding sequence ATGATTTTCAACGAACTTCAGCAATTTCGCCAAACGTTGTATGCCAGCTTGGGAAACGCCAGAGATGCCCTGTTTGATCTGATGGATGCCGTGTTAGTGAGTGCGTGCATCGTGTCGTTTGTGAGGCTATCGCAGAGTCCTGTCTTTCGTCGCCAGTGGTCGAGCACCTATGAAGCGTTGCGCGATAGCCGCCTACCCCGATCAAAGGTGCTGAAGCTGTTGGTGCAGCAGATACCGACTCAGCAGCAACCGTTGTTGGCAGGTGATGCGAGTCGGTGGAACCGTCCTGCTGCCAGGCGTTTGAAAGACCGCACCTTATCAGGCAGAACAGGACATGCCCCGATAGCCGGACAAAACTACAGTACCTTAGCCTGGATTGCTGAAGACAGGGGCAGTTGGGCATTACCATTGCGGCATGAGCGCATCACCAGCTTTGAAACACCCGCCAGTAAAGCGGCATTCCAACTCAAACAAGTGACTCGGCAGTTAGCGGTGCGTCCGTTGGCGATCTACGACCGAGGGTACGGCAATGCCAGTTTTGTCAACCAAACGGCAGGGATTGAGGCAGACTTGCTGCTGCGGGTTACATCCAATCGATGTGTCTATGGCGCGCCCCCAGCGTATCGAGGGCGAGGCGCACCTGCCAAGCATGGACATAAGATGAAACTCAATGACCCTGACACTTGGAGTGTCCCGGTCGAAACCGTTGAAGTCGATGATCCCAACTGGGGACGAGTGCGGGTCAGTCGTTGGAGTGCATACCATTTCCGCAAATCCCCCAAACGGGCAATGGAAGTGTTGCGCGTGGAGGTGCTGGAGACACAGAGCAGCACGCGACGCTTGGCTCCTTTGTGGTTAGTTTGGCTGGGTGAGCAGATGCCTCCGTTAGAAACCCTGTGGTTGCACTACCTCCGTCGCTTTGCCATTGAACACTGGTATCGCTTTGCCAAGCAGAGGCTATATTGGACACATCCCCAGTTCAGTTCTGTATCGGCAACCGAACAGTGGAGCAGCCTGATGCCGTTGCTCAGTTGGCAGTTGTGGTTAGCGCGAAAGGACTGTACTGACCACCCCTTGCCCTGGCAGGCACCGCAAGAAACGTTGACTCCGGGTCGGGTCGCACAAGCGTTTGCAGGCATTTTGGCAGCGATTGGCACCCCTGCTCCTGCGCCTAAACCTCGTGGTAAATCGCCAGGACGAGGCAAGGGGCACAAGCCAACTCCTCGTCCCTGCTATCCGATGGTCAAAAAACGAGCCTCGAAACGCAAGACATCCGAACAATCCCTGAACAGTCCGGTTGCAACAGCAGCTTAA
- a CDS encoding type II toxin-antitoxin system Phd/YefM family antitoxin, giving the protein MHQVDITDAQTQITQLLESALQGEEVVITRNNQPILKLIQILPVTKRRQRGSAKGQIWIAPDFDAPLEDFKEYME; this is encoded by the coding sequence ATGCACCAAGTTGATATTACTGATGCTCAGACTCAAATCACTCAACTTCTGGAATCTGCTCTGCAAGGCGAAGAAGTGGTTATCACTCGTAATAACCAGCCGATTCTGAAGTTGATTCAGATTCTACCCGTTACCAAACGACGACAACGCGGTAGTGCAAAAGGTCAAATTTGGATAGCTCCAGACTTTGATGCACCCCTCGAAGATTTTAAGGAGTACATGGAATGA
- the ntcA gene encoding global nitrogen regulator NtcA, with the protein MVASHEKPLADVFRQLSGGAFPPMVETFDRGKTIFFPGDPAERVYFLLKGAVKLSRVYEAGEEITVALLRENSVFGVLSLITGQKADRFYHSVAFTPVELLSVPIEQVEKALKENPDLSMLMLKGLSSRILQTEMMIETLAHRDMGSRLVSFLLILCRDFGVPTSEGITIDLKLSHQAIAEAIGSTRVTVTRLLGDLRQDRMISIHKKKITVYNPVALSQQFT; encoded by the coding sequence ATGGTTGCCTCACATGAAAAGCCTTTAGCAGATGTGTTTCGCCAATTGAGCGGCGGTGCGTTTCCGCCGATGGTAGAAACCTTTGACCGGGGAAAGACCATTTTCTTTCCGGGCGATCCGGCTGAGCGGGTTTATTTCTTGCTCAAGGGCGCGGTGAAGCTGTCGCGAGTCTATGAGGCGGGCGAAGAAATCACCGTGGCGCTGCTAAGAGAGAATAGCGTGTTTGGCGTGCTGTCGCTGATTACGGGGCAAAAGGCAGACCGATTCTATCATTCCGTGGCGTTTACCCCGGTGGAGTTGCTGTCGGTGCCGATTGAGCAAGTCGAAAAGGCGCTGAAGGAAAATCCCGACCTGTCAATGCTGATGCTGAAGGGGCTGTCGTCGCGGATTCTGCAAACCGAAATGATGATTGAAACATTGGCCCACCGAGATATGGGGTCGCGTTTGGTCAGCTTTTTGCTGATTTTGTGCCGCGATTTTGGTGTCCCCACGTCTGAAGGCATCACCATCGACCTGAAACTGTCTCATCAGGCGATCGCCGAAGCAATTGGCTCGACCCGCGTGACGGTGACGCGACTGCTGGGCGATCTGCGCCAGGATCGGATGATCTCCATTCACAAGAAAAAGATCACGGTCTACAACCCCGTAGCGCTGAGCCAGCAGTTTACATAA
- a CDS encoding DUF3084 domain-containing protein, with amino-acid sequence MTTGLVLIAAILVLGAVVATVGDRLGMKVGKARLSLFGLRPRQTATLITVMTGILISAMTFGILFAVDDQLRTGVFELEDVQQERDAALAELNQAQQQTAEVQRQRDRAEREQQAAQRRLRRTNESLQAAIAQETRTREELQSTQSQLSSVAANYQQAQTLLTDVSQQATQLRAEIQQLQADRQRQLAQRDRDVAERDRQIAERTAQIREKELQLDDLEAQRSALLAEVQTLEREFQGLRQGSVAVLRNQPMASGVVRVITPEAAPSAVNRLLLEANRFASQRIQPGTVNVDKQVIQITNAQVEQLINQIQDGKDYVVRILSAGNYIIGEPCVLAGEACIQVYVNAAPNQVVFREGDLVVTIALDPTRMRDEELVERVNLLIANAQFRSRQAGVLGDVLQIADGQTEAVVRLLQDIRAYGRPVELHAIASETIFTAGPVRLDLAAVQNGRVLFSTDSRVNTTPPPQRSPFAPTN; translated from the coding sequence ATGACCACCGGGCTGGTCTTGATTGCGGCAATTTTGGTGCTGGGGGCTGTGGTGGCCACGGTGGGCGATCGCCTTGGGATGAAGGTGGGCAAGGCTCGTCTCAGTTTGTTTGGCCTGCGTCCCCGCCAAACTGCCACGCTGATCACCGTGATGACGGGGATTCTCATCTCGGCAATGACCTTTGGCATTTTGTTTGCCGTAGATGACCAGTTGCGGACGGGGGTGTTTGAGCTAGAAGACGTGCAGCAGGAGCGAGACGCAGCGCTAGCAGAACTAAACCAAGCGCAGCAGCAAACCGCCGAAGTGCAGCGACAGCGCGATCGCGCTGAACGAGAACAACAAGCCGCCCAGCGCCGTCTGCGCCGCACCAACGAGTCCTTGCAAGCGGCGATCGCCCAGGAAACCCGCACCCGTGAGGAATTGCAAAGCACCCAGTCGCAGCTCAGCAGCGTCGCTGCCAACTATCAGCAGGCGCAGACTTTGCTAACAGACGTGTCTCAGCAGGCCACCCAGCTTCGCGCCGAGATTCAGCAGCTCCAGGCTGATCGCCAGCGCCAGCTTGCCCAGCGCGACCGAGATGTAGCCGAGCGCGATCGCCAGATTGCCGAACGCACCGCCCAAATCCGCGAAAAAGAATTGCAGTTGGATGACCTAGAAGCCCAGCGTAGCGCTCTGCTGGCAGAAGTGCAAACCCTGGAGCGCGAATTTCAAGGGCTGCGCCAGGGCAGTGTGGCAGTGTTGAGAAACCAGCCGATGGCCTCCGGTGTGGTGCGCGTGATTACCCCAGAGGCTGCTCCCAGCGCTGTCAATCGCCTCCTACTAGAGGCCAACCGCTTCGCCAGCCAGCGCATTCAACCGGGCACGGTGAATGTAGACAAGCAGGTGATTCAAATTACCAATGCCCAAGTAGAGCAATTGATCAATCAAATCCAGGACGGCAAAGATTATGTTGTGCGGATTTTGTCGGCAGGCAATTACATCATTGGCGAACCCTGCGTCTTGGCGGGCGAGGCTTGCATCCAGGTTTATGTCAACGCTGCGCCCAATCAGGTGGTGTTTCGAGAGGGCGATCTGGTGGTCACGATTGCGCTCGATCCCACCCGGATGCGAGATGAAGAATTGGTGGAGCGTGTCAATCTCCTGATTGCTAACGCTCAGTTTCGCTCGCGACAGGCTGGGGTGCTGGGCGATGTGCTGCAAATTGCGGACGGACAGACCGAGGCTGTGGTTAGGTTATTGCAAGATATTCGAGCCTACGGTCGCCCGGTAGAACTCCATGCGATCGCCTCTGAAACCATCTTCACCGCTGGGCCTGTCCGGCTCGACCTGGCCGCCGTACAAAATGGGCGGGTTCTGTTCAGTACGGACAGCAGAGTCAACACCACACCGCCCCCGCAGCGATCGCCCTTCGCGCCAACGAACTAA
- a CDS encoding DUF559 domain-containing protein, with amino-acid sequence MEQFSPPGPPHTGGDDFNSLPARGEGWGEANTALVPIETIQPGDLVLAHDGKAHRVLRTIHHPYQGQMIGLQHSRSDKTLWLTADHKVLAKTAPRTLGGNCDWSGIPRHMRGRSRELRQNMTPPERKLWSALRNKQLGISFRRQHPIGSYIADFYSREAHLVVEVDGAIAHSSPEAIAHDANRDAYLRSLGLRTMRIPAKEVMTNLEGVAAWIQTISAEQFSPQGAEWIAASDLKAGDIVFWGSTLEGVHLTSVETVSSEEEVYDLEVEAVHSYLTEVCAIHNCGSGTTGAVAERLGRRWLLCDLGRFAIHTSRKRLIELQRKLHSEGKPYRAFDVYNLGRYERQWWQKDRLQGADEEHRRVILEFFKAEVLTNPPSPLLHGRKAGAFCHVDGIDSIFTREEAKQVAQAVAAAGGRECYCLAWEFEMDLHLLVNALVQELGVKLKLVQIPREIMEKNRKSPPPFLEVAVLAAEPVYRKATTEVVTTNKKARNEDFSPQTHTVDIKLTQFLPSLAEVPTKELEAIKERAIKSGFDFIDFWAIDFNWHPGKPFTHDWQDYRTRKDRSLKTISDAGYTYPAPGKYTACVKVVDTFGCDTSITVEVEV; translated from the coding sequence ATGGAGCAGTTTAGCCCCCCTGGCCCCCCGCACACGGGGGGGGATGACTTCAACTCCCTCCCCGCACGCGGGGAGGGCTGGGGAGAGGCCAACACCGCTCTCGTTCCCATCGAGACCATCCAACCCGGAGACCTCGTACTCGCCCATGACGGCAAAGCCCATCGTGTGCTTCGCACCATTCATCACCCCTATCAGGGTCAAATGATTGGCTTGCAGCATTCCCGTTCAGACAAAACCCTCTGGCTCACCGCCGATCACAAAGTTCTCGCTAAAACAGCCCCCCGTACCCTGGGCGGCAACTGTGACTGGTCAGGCATTCCCAGACATATGCGCGGGCGCAGTCGTGAATTGCGGCAAAACATGACCCCGCCAGAGCGCAAACTGTGGAGTGCCTTACGGAACAAGCAGCTAGGGATTTCCTTTCGCCGTCAACACCCGATCGGTTCCTACATTGCCGATTTTTACTCCCGTGAAGCACACCTTGTTGTCGAAGTGGATGGTGCAATTGCCCACAGCAGTCCAGAGGCGATCGCCCATGATGCCAACCGCGATGCTTACTTGCGATCGCTGGGATTACGGACAATGCGTATCCCTGCTAAGGAAGTCATGACCAACCTGGAGGGAGTCGCAGCCTGGATTCAAACGATTAGTGCCGAACAATTTAGCCCCCAAGGGGCTGAGTGGATTGCGGCAAGCGATCTCAAAGCGGGTGATATCGTCTTTTGGGGTTCTACGCTAGAGGGCGTGCATTTGACCAGCGTAGAAACCGTCTCCAGCGAAGAAGAAGTTTATGATCTAGAAGTGGAAGCAGTCCATTCTTATCTCACAGAGGTTTGCGCCATCCATAACTGTGGCAGTGGCACCACCGGCGCGGTGGCGGAGCGGTTGGGGCGCAGGTGGTTGCTGTGTGATTTGGGGCGGTTTGCCATCCATACCTCGCGCAAGCGGCTGATTGAGCTTCAGCGCAAGCTGCACAGTGAGGGCAAACCCTATCGCGCCTTTGATGTCTATAACCTGGGGCGCTACGAGCGGCAGTGGTGGCAAAAAGACCGCTTGCAGGGGGCGGATGAAGAACATCGGCGGGTGATTTTGGAGTTCTTCAAAGCCGAGGTGCTGACCAATCCGCCGTCACCGCTGCTGCATGGGCGCAAAGCGGGGGCCTTTTGCCATGTGGATGGCATCGACTCGATATTTACCCGCGAAGAAGCGAAACAGGTGGCGCAGGCCGTGGCCGCAGCGGGCGGGCGGGAGTGTTACTGCCTTGCCTGGGAGTTTGAGATGGATTTGCATCTGCTGGTGAATGCCCTGGTGCAAGAGTTGGGCGTAAAGCTGAAGCTGGTGCAGATTCCCCGCGAGATTATGGAGAAGAATCGCAAGTCGCCGCCGCCGTTTTTGGAAGTGGCTGTCCTCGCCGCCGAACCCGTCTACCGTAAAGCAACGACTGAAGTCGTTACTACAAACAAAAAGGCTCGTAATGAGGACTTTAGTCCTCAAACCCACACGGTAGACATCAAACTCACCCAGTTCCTCCCCTCCTTGGCGGAAGTGCCCACCAAAGAACTGGAAGCCATCAAAGAACGGGCGATCAAAAGCGGCTTTGACTTTATTGATTTTTGGGCGATCGATTTCAACTGGCATCCCGGCAAACCCTTCACCCACGACTGGCAAGACTATCGCACCCGCAAAGATCGTTCCCTCAAAACCATCAGCGATGCGGGCTACACCTACCCCGCGCCCGGTAAATACACTGCCTGCGTCAAAGTCGTCGATACCTTCGGCTGCGATACCTCGATTACTGTGGAAGTGGAAGTTTAG
- a CDS encoding pre-16S rRNA-processing nuclease YqgF, with protein sequence MSYSTSAPEALGQPVILGFDPGRQKCGLAVMGVDRNLFMHQVVAAERAIATIQALRQQYPISLLVMGDQTSARQWKQSLSEALIDPIRVVMVDERYSTLEARNRYWQMYPPKGLQRLLPQGMRTPPRPIDDIVAILLIERYLDRLSEPV encoded by the coding sequence ATGTCCTATTCCACTTCTGCACCTGAAGCCCTGGGGCAGCCCGTTATTCTGGGGTTCGATCCGGGTCGGCAAAAGTGTGGGCTAGCCGTGATGGGGGTCGATCGCAACCTGTTTATGCATCAAGTCGTCGCAGCAGAGCGGGCGATCGCCACAATTCAGGCGCTCCGCCAGCAATACCCGATTTCGCTGCTGGTCATGGGCGATCAAACCAGTGCCCGCCAGTGGAAACAATCGCTGAGCGAAGCCCTTATCGACCCAATCCGCGTGGTCATGGTTGATGAACGCTACTCGACGCTGGAAGCCCGCAATCGCTACTGGCAAATGTATCCACCCAAGGGACTCCAGCGCCTGTTGCCCCAGGGAATGCGAACGCCGCCACGCCCCATCGACGATATTGTGGCAATCTTGCTGATTGAGCGCTACCTCGATCGCCTGTCTGAGCCAGTTTAG